Proteins encoded within one genomic window of Setaria italica strain Yugu1 chromosome IV, Setaria_italica_v2.0, whole genome shotgun sequence:
- the LOC101775408 gene encoding uncharacterized protein LOC101775408, with translation MGHGTTEQRGAPAFKCHLDDKEPNPIASRDPALTVARRWSLTMSMSKLAAAGDGWADLPRDLLESVLARLPVPDRLRFPAVCTAWQSAAATGASGSNAPLSPWLMLPFNPTARGRPRRGGGGDARFLSLAEGRAYAIRQPASVVSEHVCVGSSPDGWLITADASSELHLLNPVTGAQVQLPSVATLPFVDATRGADGCVESYSLRRCFADDDCGDEVLIPPETLAPDRLRYEVYEKAIVVSAPRRLASPSGETWGGYALVLICQPLSRVAVARAGDAGWTQLDTPARCWVDAVRAAGADGVVYAMDTAGRVEAWDMDATPAPAPSRAAIAPPCRCSARACAMSAACRRYLVELAPGHLLQVHRLRGAAHAGYTWEPRPEHVEYATTGAELFEWRAAGAGGGGRWARVDGEGASCVLGGRALFLGKSASLCVPVDCSGSGGELRGNRVYFTDDGPWSHERCHEVAPDVGVLDLADGSYRPPRGAARDLLWKWPPPVWVFPSLAS, from the coding sequence ATGGGCCACGGCACGACGGAACAGCGAGGAGCGCCGGCGTTTAAGTGCCATCTCGACGACAAAGAACCCAACCCAATCGCCTCACGCGATCCTGCTCTCACCGTAGCGCGCCGCTGGTCGCTAACAATGTCCATGAgcaagctcgccgccgccggcgacggctggGCCGACCTCCCTCGCGACCTCCTCGAGTCCGTCCTCGCCCGCCTCCCCGTGCCGGACCGTCTCCGCTTCCCCGCCGTCTGCACCGCGTGGCagtcggccgccgccaccggcgcctccGGAAGCAACGCGCCGTTGTCGCCGTGGCTCATGCTCCCCTTCAACCCGACCGCGCGCGGGCGcccgcggcgtggcggcggcggcgacgccaggTTCCTGAGCCTGGCGGAGGGCAGGGCCTACGCCATCCGGCAGCCGGCGTCGGTCGTCTCCGAGCACGTCTGCGTCGGCTCGTCGCCCGACGGGTGGCTCATCACCGCCGACGCCAGCTCGGAGCTGCATCTCTTGAACCCAGTCACCGGCGCGCAGGTCCAACTGCCGTCCGTCGCCACGCTCCCGTTCGTCGACGCCACCCGCGGCGCGGACGGTTGTGTGGAAAGCTACAGCCTCCGGCGCTGCTTCGCCGACGACGACTGCGGCGACGAGGTGCTGATCCCGCCGGAGACGCTCGCTCCCGACAGGCTCCGGTACGAGGTCTACGAGAAGGCCATCGTCGtgtccgcgccgcggcggctggcCTCGCCGTCGGGGGAGACATGGGGCGGCTACGCCTTGGTGCTCATCTGCCAGCCCCTGTCCCGTGTCGCCGTCGCCCGAGCAGGGGACGCGGGATGGACCCAGCTCGACACGCCCGCGCGCTGCTGGGTCGACGCCGTGCGCGCGGCCGGAGCCGACGGGGTGGTCTACGCGATGGACACCGCGGGGCGCGTCGAGGCATGGGACATGGacgcgacgccggcgccggcgccgtctcgGGCGGCGATCgcgccgccgtgccgctgcTCGGCGCGCGCGTGCGCCATGTCGGCGGCGTGTCGCAGGTACCTCGTGGAGCTCGCGCCGGGGCACCTTCTCCAGGTGCACCGcctccgcggcgcggcgcacgcgGGGTACACCTGGGAGCCCCGGCCGGAGCACGTGGAGTACGCGACCACCGGCGCCGAGCTCTTCGAGTGGAGAGCCgccggcgcgggaggcggcggccggtgggcgcGGGTGGACGGCGAGGGCGCCAGCTGCGTCCTGGGCGGGCGCGCGCTGTTCCTGGGTAAGAGCGCGTCGCTGTGCGTCCCGGTGGactgcagcggcagcggcggcgagctgaGGGGCAACCGCGTGTACTTCACCGACGATGGGCCGTGGTCGCACGAGCGGTGCCACGAGGTGGCGCCGGACGTGGGGGTGCTGGACCTCGCCGACGGGAGCTaccggccgccgcgcggcgcggcgcgggaccTGCTCTGGAAGTGGCCGCCCCCGGTGTGGGTGTTCCCTTCGCTCGCCAGCTGA